A portion of the Deltaproteobacteria bacterium genome contains these proteins:
- a CDS encoding fimbrial biogenesis outer membrane usher protein: protein MYVGLKIGALARYFYFIFRLLARHQRTVFIFIFFISLPALAISDLPEDPTMLPLPIVVPMSVNSVPKGEVLIYLLNKDIYLRVNDLLAAGIKETKGTYNIFYGEDMVLLKSLAPKITYTFDEQTLSLSLTAAPDFFAPTTISMRSNRPKDIQYPRDNSLLLNYAIDWSNSTDFSGFSELAFNSPWGLLYNSVRRTTLGEFVRGPSYFVYDDTENLTRWTLGDAQASTGLLGSSAQFAGISVARNFALDPYFLRQPGHGISGSVLTPATIEIYRNGIFLRREQLPPGPFNIENIPTPVGRGSVEVIMRDAFGESREIISPYYFAASLLSPDITEFSVNLGVLRENTQKSFDYGKAVVLGYYRTGVNDWLTVGGRTDATPWQTNFGPTISLGLPIGELELAGAMSFSENRTGSAGALIYTNSSRYLSFGGSLQVQNNAYTSLNSSTEIEKLPIDAAAFISLPLPFGVGLSLHYDLGVHQNHTATHQFSVNTNWQLGALSFFLTTDLTIEDNSTTTSAFIGLTYTMPQSTSAAVSHQTGANATTTFQMQKPLPPNEGIGYRSELQTFNAGGGAARALMQYQWDYGRYEASYDGIHNEYGAQNTGSVSATGSLVWLDGSLKASRPISNSFALVRLPKTPDVSVLLDNQIIGQTDASGEFLVPNLLPYYGNRISISDADVPFNYEIEQSEVIVAPPYRGGALVEPKMRKMQAIIGKIILIKDDEILQPNYGDLTIATNNGIMTSPLGANAEFYFENLRSGTYQATIYYSGTNCIFALVVPQKDEQFIDLGVVKCIAISE from the coding sequence ATGTATGTGGGCCTTAAAATAGGTGCTTTAGCACGTTATTTTTATTTTATATTCCGACTCTTGGCGCGGCATCAACGAACTGTATTTATATTTATCTTCTTTATTAGTCTGCCAGCATTAGCCATCTCTGATCTACCTGAAGATCCCACTATGTTACCCTTACCCATAGTAGTACCAATGTCGGTAAATTCAGTACCCAAGGGTGAAGTGTTAATCTATTTACTTAATAAGGATATTTATTTGCGAGTTAATGACTTACTTGCTGCAGGCATTAAAGAAACCAAAGGTACTTATAATATTTTTTATGGCGAAGACATGGTGTTGTTAAAATCGTTAGCGCCAAAAATAACTTATACCTTTGACGAGCAAACACTTAGTTTAAGCTTAACTGCTGCCCCTGATTTTTTTGCACCGACGACTATTAGCATGAGGTCTAATCGACCCAAGGATATCCAATATCCACGTGATAACAGTCTATTATTAAATTATGCTATTGATTGGAGCAATAGTACCGATTTTAGTGGGTTTTCTGAGTTGGCATTTAATTCACCTTGGGGACTACTTTATAACAGCGTCAGACGTACTACTTTAGGTGAATTTGTTCGCGGACCAAGTTATTTTGTTTATGATGACACAGAAAATCTAACGCGCTGGACTCTTGGTGACGCGCAAGCTAGTACCGGACTTTTAGGTAGTAGCGCACAATTTGCGGGTATTAGCGTTGCACGTAATTTTGCTCTTGACCCCTATTTTTTACGGCAACCAGGACATGGTATTTCAGGTTCAGTATTAACCCCAGCAACTATTGAAATTTATCGTAATGGGATATTTCTGCGGCGTGAACAATTGCCGCCAGGACCTTTTAATATTGAAAATATTCCAACACCAGTAGGTCGAGGTTCGGTAGAAGTAATTATGCGTGATGCTTTTGGCGAAAGTCGTGAAATAATTTCGCCTTATTATTTTGCAGCATCTTTATTATCGCCAGATATTACGGAATTTTCGGTCAATCTAGGGGTCCTACGCGAAAACACCCAAAAAAGTTTTGACTATGGTAAAGCTGTAGTTCTTGGATATTACCGCACAGGTGTTAATGATTGGTTGACGGTTGGTGGTCGCACTGATGCCACACCATGGCAAACTAATTTTGGTCCTACCATTAGCTTGGGTTTACCTATTGGTGAATTAGAGCTTGCAGGCGCCATGAGTTTTAGTGAAAACCGCACTGGTTCTGCCGGAGCGTTAATCTATACTAACTCTAGTCGATATCTTAGTTTTGGCGGCTCGCTACAAGTGCAAAACAATGCTTACACCAGCCTTAATTCATCGACTGAAATTGAAAAATTACCTATCGATGCTGCAGCTTTTATTTCATTACCATTACCTTTTGGTGTAGGTTTGTCACTACATTATGATTTAGGTGTGCATCAGAACCATACCGCCACACATCAATTTTCGGTTAATACTAATTGGCAGCTTGGTGCGTTAAGTTTCTTTTTAACAACAGATTTAACAATTGAAGATAATTCAACTACTACCTCTGCTTTTATAGGCTTGACTTACACAATGCCGCAATCGACTAGCGCCGCGGTATCACATCAAACTGGTGCAAATGCCACTACAACTTTTCAAATGCAAAAACCCTTACCTCCTAATGAAGGCATCGGTTACCGCTCTGAATTACAAACATTTAACGCTGGTGGTGGTGCCGCACGGGCGTTAATGCAGTATCAATGGGATTATGGACGCTATGAAGCTAGCTATGATGGTATCCATAATGAGTATGGTGCACAGAACACCGGCAGTGTAAGTGCAACTGGTTCTTTAGTTTGGCTTGACGGGTCGCTTAAAGCCAGCAGACCAATAAGTAATAGTTTTGCATTAGTACGTTTACCAAAAACACCCGATGTCTCCGTATTACTAGACAATCAAATTATTGGTCAAACTGATGCTAGTGGAGAATTTTTAGTGCCCAATTTATTACCATATTATGGCAATCGCATAAGTATAAGTGATGCTGATGTTCCTTTTAATTATGAAATTGAGCAATCGGAAGTAATAGTTGCTCCACCATATAGAGGTGGAGCATTAGTAGAGCCAAAGATGCGTAAAATGCAAGCTATTATCGGCAAAATCATTCTCATCAA
- a CDS encoding fimbria/pilus periplasmic chaperone: MQVTLSSDTSSTLLMITNDSAETLRLQVRGFSWDQKNNGEMVLKPTQDIVFFPTLLMLQPKEKRNIRVGTRVKASDIEKSYRIFVTELPPDNKDKNTAEGNQLRILTELGIPIFIHQGTAKHSVSIEKIVLAKHQVSFAILNTGNVHFSLRKINYSITNTKGSIIKEQSFDGWYVLSGGQRIYNVELTADECKNSKALNLNIETDFTTVTKSMDLPVNVCGP; encoded by the coding sequence GTGCAAGTCACACTATCGTCAGATACCTCAAGCACTTTATTAATGATAACTAATGATAGTGCTGAAACCCTGCGTTTGCAGGTACGTGGGTTTTCTTGGGATCAGAAAAACAATGGTGAAATGGTATTAAAACCTACACAGGATATTGTTTTCTTTCCAACCTTATTAATGCTTCAACCTAAAGAGAAAAGAAATATCCGTGTGGGTACAAGAGTGAAAGCTAGTGATATAGAAAAATCATATCGCATATTTGTCACTGAACTACCGCCAGATAATAAAGACAAAAATACTGCTGAAGGTAATCAGTTAAGAATATTAACCGAGCTGGGTATCCCAATTTTTATTCATCAGGGCACCGCTAAACATAGTGTCAGTATCGAAAAAATAGTGCTAGCTAAACACCAGGTGAGTTTTGCCATATTAAATACAGGTAATGTGCATTTTTCTTTACGTAAAATTAATTACTCGATCACTAATACCAAAGGCTCCATAATAAAGGAGCAAAGCTTTGATGGTTGGTATGTCCTTTCAGGCGGCCAAAGAATCTACAATGTGGAATTAACTGCAGATGAATGTAAAAATAGCAAAGCATTAAATTTAAACATTGAAACCGATTTTACTACAGTGACCAAGAGCATGGATCTCCCAGTAAATGTATGTGGGCCTTAA
- a CDS encoding spore coat protein U domain-containing protein, with translation MAKSFKISLVTIAFLTAISSSALAATATANLDVSAVVVNNCSITTAALAFGTYDPIVANAAVDLDATGTVTVTCTQGATTTIGLGLGVNASGTQRRMNDGGTGYLEYDLYQDAGRTTSWGDAAPDLLTPAPAPSSAPRPFTVYGRVSAGQDVPAGSYNDTVVATVNF, from the coding sequence ATGGCAAAATCATTCAAAATTAGTTTAGTAACCATCGCTTTTTTAACTGCGATTTCTTCGTCAGCTTTGGCTGCTACTGCTACTGCCAACCTCGATGTTAGCGCTGTAGTAGTTAATAATTGCAGTATCACCACCGCAGCGCTGGCATTTGGCACCTACGATCCTATCGTCGCTAACGCGGCCGTCGACCTAGATGCAACTGGCACTGTGACTGTGACCTGTACCCAAGGAGCAACGACAACAATAGGTCTTGGTCTTGGCGTCAATGCTTCTGGTACCCAACGACGGATGAATGACGGTGGCACTGGTTATTTAGAATATGACCTTTACCAAGATGCAGGCAGAACGACTTCATGGGGTGATGCGGCTCCTGATTTGCTAACTCCAGCTCCAGCACCCAGTAGCGCCCCTCGCCCCTTTACGGTTTACGGTCGCGTTAGCGCCGGTCAAGATGTACCAGCCGGCTCATACAATGATACCGTAGTAGCTACTGTAAACTTCTAA